The following are from one region of the Paenibacillus bovis genome:
- a CDS encoding glycoside hydrolase family 32 protein, producing the protein MKMSREQKYRLIEEAGEEELALLKQQVKQSPWRQKYHIQPSTGLLNDPNGFAYYQGEYHLFYQWFPLGTDHGMKYWYHLKSADLSDWQDCGIGIAPGDPQDSHGAYSGSGLEHEGQLYLMYTGNTRDNNWIRHPYQCMAVMNADGQITKWDQPVIREVPSGYTDHFRDPKVWRAGEQFYCVIGAQRENGTGSIVVYRSPDLAQWEWAGELSTSLTAFGYMWECPDYFEIDGQGVLLFCPQGLQPESDKYRNIYQSGYVIGDRMNMNTLELQHGEFHELDYGFDFYAPQTTEGADGQRIIIGWMGLPDIEYPTDQQGWAHCLTLPRELHLRNGKLLQKPVPALADRRGSKASFSGRFTGRQQVPDFAGEAYELICTYTAEDEQDHVPNEQSAVTAGQASVFGVELRTGENEKTVIGYDAQTQKLTLDRSAAGKPFAESYGTTRSCVLDQPLRQLHIFVDVSSVEIFVNEGEAVFTSRIFPSRGSQGIVFFAENGAVHLQAEKWDYL; encoded by the coding sequence ATGAAAATGAGCAGAGAACAAAAATACCGTCTGATTGAAGAGGCGGGTGAAGAAGAACTGGCGCTGCTAAAGCAGCAGGTAAAACAAAGCCCCTGGCGGCAAAAGTATCATATTCAGCCGTCTACCGGGCTTCTCAACGATCCTAATGGATTCGCTTATTACCAGGGAGAATATCATCTGTTTTATCAATGGTTCCCGCTGGGCACGGACCATGGAATGAAGTATTGGTATCATCTGAAATCGGCGGATCTATCCGATTGGCAGGACTGTGGAATCGGGATAGCACCGGGTGATCCGCAGGATTCCCACGGCGCGTACTCCGGCAGCGGACTGGAACATGAAGGTCAGCTGTATCTGATGTATACGGGCAATACAAGGGATAACAACTGGATACGACATCCGTATCAGTGCATGGCTGTTATGAATGCAGACGGGCAGATTACTAAATGGGATCAGCCGGTGATCCGTGAAGTTCCGTCTGGCTATACCGATCATTTCCGCGATCCCAAAGTGTGGCGGGCCGGAGAGCAATTTTACTGTGTGATCGGTGCGCAGCGAGAAAACGGGACAGGCAGCATTGTCGTGTATCGTTCGCCGGATCTTGCTCAATGGGAATGGGCTGGCGAGCTGAGTACATCACTGACGGCATTCGGTTATATGTGGGAGTGTCCGGACTATTTTGAAATAGATGGACAGGGTGTACTGCTATTTTGTCCACAGGGACTGCAGCCAGAGAGTGATAAATACCGGAATATTTATCAGTCGGGTTATGTGATTGGTGACAGGATGAATATGAATACGCTGGAACTGCAGCACGGAGAGTTCCATGAACTGGATTACGGATTCGATTTCTATGCTCCACAGACGACGGAGGGAGCGGACGGACAGCGGATTATTATCGGCTGGATGGGACTGCCGGATATAGAGTATCCGACGGACCAGCAGGGCTGGGCGCATTGTCTGACACTACCGAGGGAACTGCATCTGCGTAATGGCAAGCTGCTTCAAAAGCCGGTACCTGCGTTGGCAGACAGAAGAGGCAGCAAAGCTTCGTTCAGCGGCAGATTCACCGGACGGCAGCAAGTTCCGGATTTCGCAGGTGAAGCATATGAGCTGATCTGCACCTATACAGCGGAAGACGAACAGGATCATGTGCCAAATGAGCAGTCAGCTGTGACTGCCGGACAGGCATCTGTATTCGGAGTGGAGCTTCGTACCGGGGAGAATGAGAAAACGGTAATCGGTTACGATGCACAAACACAAAAGCTGACGCTGGATCGCTCGGCTGCCGGAAAGCCATTTGCCGAATCGTATGGTACGACTCGCAGCTGTGTACTGGATCAGCCGCTGAGACAACTGCATATTTTTGTGGATGTGTCTTCGGTAGAGATTTTCGTAAATGAAGGTGAAGCCGTATTTACCAGCCGGATCTTCCCGAGCAGGGGGAGTCAGGGCATTGTGTTCTTTGCGGAAAATGGTGCAGTGCATCTGCAGGCAGAGAAATGGGATTATCTTTGA